Proteins from a genomic interval of Lactococcus protaetiae:
- the sdaAB gene encoding L-serine ammonia-lyase, iron-sulfur-dependent subunit beta has product MDNFRYKSVFDIIGPVMIGPSSSHTAGAARIGKIVRSIFGELPEKLEIHLYESFAKTYRGHGTDVALVAGVLGMDTDDERLPQAPQIAYEQGMEVSYVPHPEDRAEHPNTARLIAKKGERTMTVTGISIGGGMIQVTELNGFDIAISAGVPTFVVIHEDVPGMIAKVSSVLSEHGINIAQMNVTREARGEKAIMILEVDTPNVEEVIEEMKSIPRLHAVNFFN; this is encoded by the coding sequence GTGGATAATTTTAGATATAAAAGTGTTTTTGATATTATTGGACCTGTAATGATTGGACCTTCCAGCTCACATACAGCAGGAGCAGCGCGTATAGGTAAGATTGTGCGCTCCATTTTTGGTGAGCTTCCCGAAAAATTAGAAATTCATCTCTATGAATCATTTGCTAAAACCTATCGGGGACATGGGACAGATGTTGCGTTAGTTGCTGGGGTTTTGGGAATGGACACTGACGACGAGCGATTACCTCAAGCGCCACAGATTGCTTATGAACAGGGGATGGAGGTAAGTTATGTTCCTCATCCAGAAGATAGAGCAGAACATCCTAATACGGCTCGTTTGATTGCTAAAAAAGGTGAGCGAACAATGACAGTAACAGGGATTTCTATTGGTGGTGGGATGATCCAAGTGACAGAATTGAATGGCTTCGATATTGCAATTTCTGCAGGAGTTCCTACATTTGTCGTCATTCATGAAGATGTACCTGGGATGATTGCTAAAGTATCAAGTGTTCTCTCTGAACACGGAATAAATATTGCTCAAATGAATGTCACGCGAGAAGCAAGAGGTGAAAAAGCCATTATGATTCTTGAAGTAGATACGCCAAATGTGGAAGAGGTAATTGAAGAAATGAAGTCTATTCCACGTCTTCATGCCGTGAACTTTTTTAACTAG
- the sdaAA gene encoding L-serine ammonia-lyase, iron-sulfur-dependent, subunit alpha — protein MFKNIAELIEDSKKYSSVTELMIAIEMEQTGRERKQIWDLMERNLETMLNSVDKGLLGEKSLTGLTGGDAKLMNEYILSGKALSGDIILGAARDAVAVNEVNAQMGLICATPTAGSAGCLPGVLTAATAKLSLTHENQIEFLFAAGAFGLAIANNATISGAEGGCQAEVGSASAMASAALVLAAGGTAEQAGFAVALVLQNMLGLICDPVAGLVEIPCVHRNAMGASQAMISADMALAGVKTVIPVDEVVNTMYNVGRTLPAAFRETAEGGLAQTPTGRRIMEEIFGEDKN, from the coding sequence ATGTTTAAAAATATTGCAGAATTGATTGAGGACTCTAAAAAATACTCATCTGTAACAGAATTAATGATTGCCATAGAGATGGAGCAAACGGGAAGAGAGCGCAAACAGATTTGGGACCTGATGGAACGAAATTTGGAGACAATGCTTAATTCTGTTGATAAAGGTTTGCTTGGAGAAAAGTCTTTAACAGGTTTGACTGGGGGAGATGCAAAATTAATGAATGAATACATCCTTTCGGGAAAAGCTTTGTCAGGTGATATTATCTTGGGTGCGGCAAGAGATGCTGTGGCGGTAAATGAGGTAAATGCACAAATGGGGTTAATTTGCGCGACTCCAACTGCAGGTTCGGCAGGTTGTTTGCCTGGAGTGCTAACAGCTGCAACGGCTAAACTTTCTTTGACACACGAAAATCAGATTGAGTTTTTATTTGCAGCAGGTGCATTTGGATTGGCTATTGCAAATAATGCGACTATTTCTGGAGCTGAGGGTGGATGTCAAGCTGAGGTGGGTTCAGCTTCAGCGATGGCATCGGCTGCCTTAGTTTTAGCTGCTGGTGGGACTGCTGAACAGGCTGGCTTTGCTGTTGCTTTGGTATTGCAAAATATGCTAGGGTTGATTTGTGACCCTGTCGCTGGTTTGGTTGAGATACCATGTGTGCATCGAAATGCGATGGGTGCTTCTCAGGCTATGATTTCTGCTGATATGGCCTTAGCAGGTGTAAAAACAGTGATTCCAGTGGATGAGGTTGTTAATACGATGTATAATGTGGGACGCACTTTACCAGCTGCTTTTCGTGAGACCGCGGAAGGAGGCTTAGCCCAAACTCCAACAGGAAGACGAATCATGGAAGAAATTTTTGGGGAAGATAAGAATTAA
- a CDS encoding CopY/TcrY family copper transport repressor gives MNDVEFNVSNAELIVMRVIWSLEEARVDEIYRQIPQDLDWSIATVKTLLGRLVKKEMLSTEKEGRKFVYRPLMEECTAINLMADGLLEKVCATKHVNVLKDMVEKSTLTAQDVELLKAALEAKEVVDIKHCNCLETTGTCACRHEHEQIAV, from the coding sequence ATGAATGACGTAGAATTTAATGTATCCAATGCAGAATTGATTGTGATGCGTGTGATTTGGTCTTTGGAGGAAGCAAGGGTCGATGAGATTTATAGACAAATTCCGCAAGATCTAGATTGGTCTATTGCAACGGTAAAAACTTTGCTTGGTCGCTTAGTAAAAAAAGAAATGTTGAGTACCGAGAAAGAAGGTCGCAAGTTTGTTTATAGACCTTTGATGGAAGAATGCACAGCAATCAATCTTATGGCAGATGGGCTTTTGGAAAAAGTTTGTGCTACAAAGCATGTGAATGTGTTAAAAGATATGGTTGAAAAGTCAACATTAACTGCACAAGATGTTGAGTTGCTGAAAGCAGCACTTGAGGCTAAAGAGGTTGTAGATATTAAGCACTGTAACTGCTTGGAAACAACGGGAACTTGTGCTTGTAGACACGAACATGAACAAATTGCTGTATGA
- a CDS encoding NAD(P)/FAD-dependent oxidoreductase, which yields MTKKKIVVIGGGVAGVHATRELSKKLKATANITLIDKHSYHTTMTQLHEVAAGRVPFTTVQYDFQKLLGKRKNVSIVTDSVVSLDKENKKVITKHGSYEYDYVIVALGGEPNDFGVPGVKEHGFTLWSLEDAMKIKRQLETVVQYGSTEVDDEKRRALLTISVAGSGFTGIEMAGELIDWRKKVSTDWKIPEEEITINVVEMMPTILNTLDRKQADKAHAYLEKKNVHVLTNHGIVEVAEDHIKVNVGGRDEEKVAKEIPTHTLIWTTGVQGNTAAKTNLNETERGHRLQANEFMEAVGFEGQGIFVAGDVSGYIEPDTGRPTPQIVEAAEQTAGTAAKNIIADINGTSKQKHTSKYQGTMVSVGSAWGVAKIGNARLTGFWAMLMKNIVYFIYTLQLRSAHYFWRYALNEVFRTEDNRNFMRGHASRRGNVLWSLPLRLFYGLIWLLDAVPKVFGNSEQSWMGNTVKISTFLKSNGGWLEKPVAKAADAAAGATSSAASSTTKAVADAAAGATTAAGGSGATHAAAQHVGFWDSIFRTTTDANGVKHVWGLTYEYGTMPKTTTAGVPHWMQPIMKVFVPNYEVALWLQRIMSIVELLLALAIIAGAFTFIASAATAGLTLMFATTGMLTWVSLWYIPVAIALMNGSGRAFGLDRWIQPWLQKWLGQLWYGKSRSIYKGR from the coding sequence GACTAAGAAAAAAATCGTAGTCATCGGTGGTGGGGTTGCTGGGGTTCATGCAACACGTGAGCTTTCTAAAAAGCTTAAGGCAACTGCAAACATCACTTTGATTGACAAGCATAGCTATCACACTACGATGACACAGCTTCATGAAGTTGCGGCAGGGCGTGTGCCTTTTACAACAGTTCAATACGATTTCCAAAAACTTTTAGGAAAACGCAAGAATGTTAGCATTGTAACAGATTCTGTTGTCAGCCTTGACAAAGAAAACAAAAAAGTCATCACAAAACATGGTAGCTACGAATATGACTACGTCATCGTTGCCCTCGGTGGAGAACCAAATGACTTTGGTGTACCAGGAGTCAAAGAACATGGCTTCACACTTTGGTCACTTGAAGATGCGATGAAAATTAAACGTCAATTGGAAACAGTTGTACAATATGGCTCTACCGAAGTTGATGATGAAAAACGTCGTGCGCTCTTGACTATTTCTGTCGCAGGTTCTGGCTTCACTGGGATTGAAATGGCTGGCGAATTGATTGACTGGCGTAAAAAAGTTTCAACAGATTGGAAGATTCCTGAAGAAGAAATCACAATCAACGTTGTTGAAATGATGCCAACTATTCTTAATACTTTGGACCGCAAACAAGCCGATAAAGCTCATGCTTACCTTGAAAAGAAAAACGTCCACGTACTGACAAATCACGGCATTGTTGAAGTTGCAGAAGACCATATCAAAGTCAATGTTGGTGGACGTGACGAAGAAAAAGTCGCTAAAGAAATTCCAACACATACTTTGATTTGGACAACGGGTGTTCAAGGTAATACAGCAGCTAAAACAAATCTAAATGAAACAGAACGCGGTCACCGTCTTCAAGCCAATGAATTCATGGAGGCAGTTGGTTTTGAAGGACAAGGCATTTTCGTTGCTGGTGACGTGTCAGGATATATTGAACCAGATACAGGTCGTCCTACACCACAAATTGTTGAAGCTGCAGAACAAACAGCAGGTACAGCAGCTAAAAATATTATTGCTGATATCAATGGTACAAGCAAACAAAAACATACAAGCAAGTATCAAGGAACAATGGTTTCTGTTGGTTCAGCTTGGGGTGTTGCTAAAATTGGGAATGCTCGTTTGACAGGCTTTTGGGCAATGTTGATGAAAAACATCGTTTATTTCATCTATACATTGCAACTTCGTTCTGCTCACTATTTCTGGCGTTATGCTTTGAATGAGGTTTTCCGTACAGAAGATAACCGTAACTTTATGCGTGGTCACGCTTCACGTCGTGGTAATGTCCTTTGGTCACTTCCACTTCGTTTGTTCTACGGTTTGATTTGGTTGCTTGATGCTGTACCAAAAGTATTCGGTAATTCTGAACAATCATGGATGGGAAATACTGTAAAAATTTCCACATTCTTGAAATCAAACGGTGGTTGGCTTGAAAAGCCTGTTGCAAAAGCAGCAGATGCAGCAGCTGGAGCTACAAGTTCTGCTGCCAGCTCAACAACTAAAGCAGTAGCAGATGCAGCGGCCGGAGCAACTACAGCAGCTGGTGGTAGTGGAGCTACTCATGCAGCAGCACAACATGTTGGGTTCTGGGATAGTATTTTCCGTACTACAACAGATGCAAATGGTGTTAAACATGTTTGGGGCTTGACTTACGAATACGGTACAATGCCAAAAACAACAACAGCAGGTGTGCCTCACTGGATGCAACCTATCATGAAAGTCTTCGTACCAAATTACGAAGTAGCGCTTTGGCTGCAACGGATCATGTCGATTGTTGAGTTGCTTCTTGCCTTAGCTATCATTGCAGGTGCTTTCACATTTATTGCTTCTGCAGCAACAGCTGGTTTGACTTTGATGTTTGCAACAACTGGTATGTTAACTTGGGTATCACTTTGGTATATTCCAGTTGCGATTGCCCTGATGAATGGTTCAGGTCGTGCATTTGGTCTTGATAGATGGATTCAACCATGGCTTCAAAAATGGCTTGGACAGTTATGGTATGGTAAATCACGTTCTATTTACAAAGGACGTTAA